The nucleotide sequence TTGAAAAAAGTTGATGATAAAACAAACGATACAATGGGACAGTTTACAAAAGGCTTAAATATGCCTGGTATGTTTTAAGTGACGCAGTATAGGAGGCGCTTGCATGCACTATCCTGAACCGATTTCGAAGTTGATTGACAGTTTTATGAAATTGCCGGGCATTGGTCCGAAGACAGCAGTCCGTCTTGCTTTTCACGTATTAGAAATGAAGGAAGATGATGTGCTTGATTTCGGTAAAGCGCTAGTCAATGCTAAACGGCAGCTTACACATTGTTCGATTTGTCATCATATAACCGATCAAGATCCTTGTTCGATCTGTGAAGACAATCATCGGGATAAGAGCATCATTTGTGTCGTGCAAGATTCAAAGGATGTTATCGCTGTTGAGAAGATGAGGGAATACAATGGCCTTTATCACGTGCTTCAAGGGGCGATTTCTCCTATGGATGGTATAGGGCCAGAGGATATTAATGTGCCCGATCTATTGAAGCGGCTCCAAGATGAAACTGTTCAAGAGTTAATTTTGGCTACTGATCCGACCATTGAAGGTGAAGCAACGGCAATGTATATTTCCCGTCTTGTAAAACCAACAGGTATAAGAATTACACGAATTGCTCATGGATTACCTGTAGGCGGGGATTTGGAATATGCGGATGAAGTGACATTGTCGAAGGCGCTGGAAGGTCGTCGAGAGCTTTAGAATAGAGCGGTTGAGAAGGAAGTGGAGCAGTGCGGCTTTTTAGGAGAAGGAAGAAGTTATCCCAAGAGCGTGATGAGAAGCTTCTTTCATTACTACACAAAACCAAGACAGAGTGGATGAACACCAAGGATTTATATGAAAAAAGTGTTGAGCCATCTGATGAGCTGCGGATGGAATTGCAACTCACCAAAGCAAAGTATATCTATTTAATGAAAGAAGCAAAACAATGCAATTTAAGGTTAAGAGGGCGGAGCTAATCCGTCCTCTTGTTCTTTTTCTCGATATTCTTTCATATATATACAAATATAATAGATGAATGAAAGAGGTGTCGAGGTGGAACCGGTGATTGTGTTTTCAATTTTGGGAGGATTAATTTTGTTGTTGCTGATACTTGGTGCCCCAATTAAGCCTTTGCAAATAATTGGACAAGGTTGTGTTAAATTAATTGTTGGTGCATTATTGCTATTCTTTCTAAATGCATTTGGCACGTCACTAGGTATGCATATCCCAATTAACTTTATAACGGCTGCCATTTCTGGCTTTCTAGGTTTGCCAGGGCTTGCAGCACTTGTTGCTATTGAGGCAATCATTCTGATATAATCAACAGGCTTGTGCTTGTTGATTTTTTTATTTAAAAAAGTTTCATAATACCCTTGACTATTAAGTTTATATATTATATATTATTACTTGTCGCCAAAACAAAGCGGCAAAATAAAAATAGTAAACAAGCAAGTCGAAAAAAACAACTTTAAAAAAGTTGTTGACATTAACTACTCAGCTTGATATACTGTTAAAGCAGTCGTGGTTGAAAGCGACAAAATGCTCTTTGAAAACTGGACGAAATGAACATGCTTAACGAGCAAGTTTCAAATTTTTTCGAACTTCCATTTGGAAGCATTTATCGGAGAGTTTGATCCTGGCTCAGGACGAACGCTGGCGGCGTGCCTAATACATGCAAGTCGAGCGGATGAAGGGGAGCTTGCTCCCTGGATTCAGCGGCGGACGGGTGAGTAACACGTGGGCAACCTGCCTGTAAGACTGGGATAACTCCGGGAAACCGGGGCTAATACCGGATAATCAAGTGAACCGCATGGTTCGCTTGTAAAAGACGGTTTTGCTGTCACTTACAGATGGGCCCGCGGCGCATTAGTTAGTTGGTGGGGTAACGGCCTACCAAGACGACGATGCGTAGCCGACCTGAGAGGGTGATCGGCCACACTGGGACTGAGACACGGCCCAGACTCCTACGGGAGGCAGCAGTAGGGAATCATCCGCAATGGACGAAAGTCTGACGGTGCAACGCCGCGTGAACGATGAAGGCCTTCGGGTCGTAAAGTTCTGTTGTTAGGGAAGAACAAGTGCCGGAGTAACTGCCGGCACCTTGACGGTACCTAACCAGAAAGCCACGGCTAACTACGTGCCAGCAGCCGCGGTAATACGTAGGTGGCAAGCGTTGTCCGGAATTATTGGGCGTAAAGCGCGCGCAGGCGGTTTCTTAAGTCTGATGTGAAAGCCCGTGGCTCAACCACGGAGGGTCATTGGAAACTGGGGAACTTGAGTGCAGAAGAGGAGAGTGGAATTCCACGTGTAGCGGTGAAATGCGTAGATATGTGGAGGAACACCAGTGGCGAAGGCGACTCTCTGGTCTGTAACTGACGCTGAGGCGCGAAAGCGTGGGGAGCAAACAGGATTAGATACCCTGGTAGTCCACGCCGTAAACGATGAGTGCTAAGTGTTAGGGGGTTTCCGCCCCTTAGTGCTGAAGTTAACGCATTAAGCACTCCGCCTGGGGAGTACGACCGCAAGGTTGAAACTCAAAGGAATTGACGGGGGCCCGCACAAGCGGTGGAGCATGTGGTTTAATTCGAAGCAACGCGAAGAACCTTACCAGGTCTTGACATCCTCTGACCACCCTGGAGACAGGGCTTCCCCTTCGGGGGCAGAGTGACAGGTGGTGCATGGTTGTCGTCAGCTCGTGTCGTGAGATGTTGGGTTAAGTCCCGCAACGAGCGCAACCCTTGTCCTTAGTTGCCAGCATTTAGTTGGGCACTCTAAGGAGACTGCCGGTGACAAACCGGAGGAAGGTGGGGATGACGTCAAATCATCATGCCCCTTATGACCTGGGCTACACACGTGCTACAATGGATGGTACAAAGGGAAGCAAGACCGCGAGGTGGAGCCAATCCCATAAAGCCATTCTCAGTTCGGATTGCAGGCTGCAACTCGCCTGCATGAAGCCGGAATCGCTAGTAATCGCGGATCAGCATGCCGCGGTGAATACGTTCCCGGGCCTTGTACACACCGCCCGTCACACCACGAGAGTTTGTAACACCCGAAGTCGGTGGGGTAACCTTTGGAGCCAGCCGCCGAAGGTGGGACAAATGATTGGGGTGAAGTCGTAACAAGGTAGCCGTATCGGAAGGTGCGGCTGGATCACCTCCTTTCTAAGGATTTTATATGCACCAACGGTGCAAAACGATTAAGCATGTTTCATTTTGTTCAGTTTTGAGAGAGCATTCTCTCAATCAATGTTTGTTCCTTGAAAACTAGATAACCGAAACAGAAGTAAAGATTCCTTTTTAAATTAAACCGATTTAAAGGGTAT is from Bacillus tianshenii and encodes:
- the recR gene encoding recombination mediator RecR, which codes for MHYPEPISKLIDSFMKLPGIGPKTAVRLAFHVLEMKEDDVLDFGKALVNAKRQLTHCSICHHITDQDPCSICEDNHRDKSIICVVQDSKDVIAVEKMREYNGLYHVLQGAISPMDGIGPEDINVPDLLKRLQDETVQELILATDPTIEGEATAMYISRLVKPTGIRITRIAHGLPVGGDLEYADEVTLSKALEGRREL
- a CDS encoding YaaL family protein; this translates as MRLFRRRKKLSQERDEKLLSLLHKTKTEWMNTKDLYEKSVEPSDELRMELQLTKAKYIYLMKEAKQCNLRLRGRS
- a CDS encoding pro-sigmaK processing inhibitor BofA family protein, giving the protein MEPVIVFSILGGLILLLLILGAPIKPLQIIGQGCVKLIVGALLLFFLNAFGTSLGMHIPINFITAAISGFLGLPGLAALVAIEAIILI